One window from the genome of Fulvivirga lutea encodes:
- a CDS encoding TonB-dependent receptor produces the protein MKRFIYLSLLITTLYAQFAFGQTTIKGQVLSAKGEQLIGANIYLDNTYDGTSSDINGQFTFKTNEKNEQTLVVSMIGYHEYREIINCNGQPLQFTVNLREKIDEMTAVTITAGAMDASDEKKAVVMKPLDIVTTSGALGDVIGALTKLPGTSTVGNDGRLFVRGGDASETNIYFDGLQVGNAYGSTAQNVPTRSRFNPNLFRGSFFSTGGYSAEYGQALSSALVLNSIDMPIRDQTDISLMSVGGGLSHTMVGENRAFTASANFTDLSPYMSIINQNMDFTDAPSNWDAEVLGRQKIGKSGILKGFMHIEGAKMSLNREDINSGEIQATTIENSYQFGNVSFRNVAGNGWSYYGGASISNNEDRISIDNENYTRTSLLNHNKAVLIKDFSDKFSLKNGLEAYANQYEETVLNDGMSRKLDELTINHFIEADYYFSSNLVLRAGIRSTYNDLLEDNWSTYRASLGYKFSKYSQVSVASGTFNQLPANEVRIQNTALENTQSTHYIANYLYSKEGRTFRTEAFYKSYDNLVLFGQSDGLDFTDLTNDGSGYAQGFDLFYRDNKSLKNTDFWITYSYTDSKRNLSGFESQVRPGFAPLHNASLVMKKFFRELRSQLGFSYSWNSGYTYHNPNLEGEMQSETPAFNNLSLSWSYLPTPNLIIHFECSNVLGSDNIFGYQYTNQANENGVFEGRPQGMVADRFIFLGVFLTLSKDKKANQLNNL, from the coding sequence ATGAAAAGGTTTATCTACTTATCGCTCCTAATAACAACACTCTATGCTCAGTTTGCCTTCGGCCAAACCACCATCAAAGGTCAGGTGCTTTCGGCCAAAGGTGAGCAACTCATAGGTGCCAATATTTACCTTGACAACACATACGATGGCACTTCATCAGATATCAATGGTCAATTCACATTCAAGACCAATGAAAAAAATGAACAGACACTAGTGGTCTCTATGATTGGGTATCATGAGTATAGAGAAATAATCAACTGCAACGGTCAGCCACTTCAATTTACGGTAAACCTTCGTGAAAAGATCGATGAAATGACTGCCGTGACCATCACGGCTGGTGCCATGGACGCCAGTGATGAGAAAAAGGCCGTTGTGATGAAACCTTTGGATATAGTTACAACATCGGGAGCTTTGGGAGATGTGATTGGTGCACTCACGAAGCTACCGGGAACATCAACGGTAGGGAATGACGGGCGGCTTTTCGTTCGAGGTGGTGATGCTTCTGAAACCAATATCTACTTTGACGGCTTGCAGGTTGGTAATGCTTACGGTAGCACTGCACAAAATGTGCCTACCCGATCACGTTTTAACCCAAACCTGTTTAGAGGTAGCTTTTTTAGCACGGGTGGCTATTCGGCTGAATACGGTCAGGCACTATCCTCGGCTTTGGTTTTAAATAGTATCGATATGCCGATCAGAGATCAAACCGACATCAGTCTTATGTCTGTTGGTGGTGGCCTGAGTCACACCATGGTGGGTGAAAATAGAGCATTTACTGCTTCAGCAAATTTCACAGATTTATCCCCTTACATGTCTATCATTAACCAAAACATGGACTTTACCGATGCGCCAAGCAACTGGGATGCTGAGGTTTTGGGTAGACAAAAAATTGGCAAATCAGGCATATTGAAAGGCTTCATGCATATCGAAGGTGCAAAAATGTCCTTAAACAGAGAAGACATTAACAGCGGTGAAATACAAGCTACAACTATTGAGAATAGCTATCAGTTTGGCAACGTTAGCTTCAGAAATGTTGCTGGCAATGGCTGGTCGTATTACGGAGGAGCCTCGATTTCTAATAATGAAGACCGTATTTCCATAGACAATGAAAATTACACCAGAACAAGCCTGTTAAATCATAACAAAGCGGTGCTCATCAAAGATTTCAGTGACAAGTTTTCTCTTAAGAATGGATTAGAGGCTTATGCCAACCAATACGAAGAAACTGTTTTGAATGACGGGATGAGCAGAAAGCTGGATGAGCTCACGATCAATCATTTTATTGAGGCCGACTATTACTTCAGCAGCAATCTGGTATTACGAGCTGGAATCAGAAGTACTTACAATGATCTTTTAGAAGATAACTGGAGTACTTACCGTGCCTCATTAGGTTATAAATTTTCAAAGTATTCACAGGTATCAGTTGCATCAGGCACATTTAATCAGCTGCCCGCAAACGAAGTAAGAATACAAAACACGGCACTGGAAAATACTCAGTCTACCCATTATATTGCCAACTATTTGTACAGCAAAGAAGGTCGAACTTTTCGTACAGAAGCTTTTTACAAATCCTATGACAACTTGGTTCTTTTCGGTCAATCTGATGGGTTAGATTTTACTGACTTAACCAATGATGGCTCTGGCTATGCGCAAGGTTTCGATTTATTTTATCGGGACAACAAATCGTTAAAAAATACTGACTTCTGGATCACTTACTCCTATACAGACAGCAAAAGAAATCTGAGCGGGTTTGAGTCCCAAGTACGCCCTGGCTTTGCGCCTTTGCACAATGCTTCGTTGGTGATGAAAAAGTTCTTTCGAGAGCTACGTTCTCAGTTGGGATTTTCCTATAGCTGGAATAGCGGTTACACCTATCACAACCCGAACCTGGAAGGTGAAATGCAATCCGAAACACCTGCTTTCAATAACCTGAGCTTAAGCTGGAGCTACCTTCCTACACCGAACCTCATCATCCATTTTGAGTGTAGCAATGTGCTAGGCAGCGATAACATTTTCGGTTATCAATACACCAACCAAGCAAATGAAAATGGTGTGTTTGAAGGAAGACCACAAGGCATGGTAGCAGATCGGTTCATCTTTTTAGGTGTATTTCTGACTTTATCTAAAGACAAAAAAGCAAATCAATTAAACAATTTATAA
- a CDS encoding tetratricopeptide repeat-containing sensor histidine kinase — MKKTFLLLTCLLYLTKSGAAQNLAMIDSLKSVLLGLSGEEKVKVLRDLCYYSGFKTDFEEAVSYGLEAIAYASEIGDKNGMGASYQDLGTVYKHSGRLEMALDLYEKARLIFKETANYESEAFVMHNIGVTYSIKEDYPTAMGYLFKALDMKDSLGGVAISSTLNSIGEVYRKRRDDDKALEYYFRALEEGNKTQNKDHISQALNNIEIIYRQKGDYEKAQEYRMQVIRIKTELGDDYGLAISYNNLGELYAVQGQLKKAVEYFQKSLEIKVRLDNQEGIAFTSRQLASVYSRLNDFKNADKFAKKSLAFYNEVGNVNMESKTYKTLSEIYKSFGRFEQALQYYERYSSLKDSVFNKAKEVIMSDMATKYETAKKEAENNLLKMETEQQLATIAQKNQQVTLTIIGLLILLALAGLLFRAYRQKNRSNEVLKAQKEELARLNATKDRFFGIIAHDLRGPLTALQGISGLLNYNIKKGNIDNLNKIALQIEDSAQKVNTLLDNLLKWALSQGGAMPHRPQRLALKPIIEENLHYFKDMAAAKDIHLHADIAQDVHIHADKETLSTIFRNLINNSIKFTPRGGAVNLAVTDKEDQVQIDVQDNGAGIEEERLKNLFVLDDNKSTSGTANEKGTGLGLVLVDDFVRLNQGTIRVASKPGDGSVFSITLPTKYAKAG, encoded by the coding sequence ATGAAGAAAACTTTTTTACTACTCACTTGCCTGTTGTATCTCACCAAGTCTGGGGCTGCACAAAACCTTGCAATGATTGATAGCCTCAAGTCTGTTTTGCTGGGTCTCTCTGGAGAGGAAAAGGTAAAAGTGCTTAGGGATTTATGCTACTACAGCGGCTTTAAAACTGATTTTGAAGAGGCTGTCTCCTACGGACTTGAGGCCATTGCCTATGCCTCCGAAATTGGGGATAAAAATGGAATGGGTGCTTCTTATCAGGATTTGGGGACTGTGTACAAGCACTCTGGCAGATTGGAAATGGCTTTGGATTTATATGAAAAGGCCAGGTTGATATTTAAGGAAACAGCAAATTACGAGAGCGAGGCTTTCGTAATGCATAATATTGGGGTAACCTACAGTATAAAAGAGGATTATCCAACTGCCATGGGATACCTGTTTAAAGCATTGGACATGAAAGACTCCCTGGGTGGGGTGGCAATATCAAGTACACTGAATTCAATAGGAGAAGTGTATAGGAAGAGAAGGGATGATGACAAAGCATTGGAATATTATTTCCGCGCGCTGGAGGAAGGAAATAAAACACAAAATAAAGACCATATTTCTCAGGCGCTTAACAACATTGAGATCATTTATCGGCAAAAGGGCGATTACGAAAAAGCCCAGGAGTATAGAATGCAAGTTATAAGGATCAAAACTGAGTTAGGAGATGATTATGGTCTGGCAATCAGTTATAACAATCTTGGTGAGTTGTATGCTGTGCAAGGTCAATTAAAGAAAGCGGTAGAGTATTTTCAGAAATCGCTTGAGATCAAAGTACGCTTGGATAACCAGGAAGGAATAGCATTTACCTCAAGGCAGCTAGCTTCGGTTTACAGTAGGCTAAATGATTTCAAAAACGCAGATAAATTTGCCAAAAAAAGCCTTGCCTTTTACAACGAGGTTGGCAATGTAAACATGGAGTCTAAAACTTACAAGACACTGTCTGAAATTTACAAGTCCTTTGGTCGATTTGAGCAGGCACTACAGTATTATGAAAGATACTCTTCGCTGAAGGATTCGGTATTTAATAAAGCCAAGGAAGTTATCATGTCAGATATGGCGACAAAATACGAAACCGCTAAAAAAGAAGCTGAAAATAACTTGCTGAAAATGGAAACAGAACAACAACTGGCCACCATTGCACAGAAAAATCAGCAGGTTACGTTAACCATTATCGGTTTATTAATCCTGCTAGCACTTGCAGGTTTACTTTTTCGGGCATATCGACAAAAAAATAGGAGTAATGAGGTATTGAAAGCTCAGAAAGAAGAGCTGGCTAGGCTCAATGCCACGAAGGACCGGTTTTTTGGTATCATAGCCCACGACCTTCGCGGGCCATTGACTGCCCTACAGGGTATTTCGGGGCTACTCAATTACAATATCAAAAAAGGGAACATCGACAATTTAAATAAGATCGCTTTGCAGATTGAGGATTCTGCCCAGAAAGTAAACACGTTGCTGGACAATTTGCTGAAGTGGGCCTTAAGTCAGGGAGGGGCTATGCCGCATCGGCCACAACGATTGGCACTAAAACCTATAATTGAGGAAAATCTTCATTACTTTAAAGACATGGCAGCAGCTAAAGACATTCATCTACATGCTGACATTGCGCAAGACGTGCACATCCATGCAGATAAAGAAACCTTGAGCACCATTTTTAGAAATTTGATCAACAATAGTATCAAGTTCACTCCTCGTGGTGGTGCTGTAAACTTAGCAGTGACTGATAAAGAGGATCAGGTGCAAATAGATGTACAAGACAATGGCGCTGGAATTGAAGAAGAAAGGCTGAAAAATTTATTTGTGTTGGATGATAACAAAAGCACTTCAGGAACAGCCAATGAAAAAGGTACAGGCCTGGGTCTTGTGCTTGTAGATGATTTTGTACGTTTGAATCAGGGTACAATCAGGGTAGCGAGCAAGCCTGGTGATGGGAGTGTTTTTTCGATTACCCTCCCAACAAAATACGCTAAGGCAGGTTAA
- a CDS encoding LytR/AlgR family response regulator transcription factor, translating into MSKVRVFIVEDDFIHANRLEMYLEEMGYELAGLVANAEEAINLIAATKPDLLLVDIHLEGNRDGVQMVEQLNKKNPIPAIFITSFRDKETFDRAKLTDPYAYIIKPYDKDMLQAAIELAVYKFSKTSKHLDTIHTQTDYQGWNEDQLVNDTMYVKSNGSLVKIKLSDILCVEAKDKICQIGLIKESIDTRISLQKLEEQLISDRFLRVHRSFIINKEAISQVNLSESKVSVGQYAVPIGRSYKASFLNSLGQLPD; encoded by the coding sequence ATGTCGAAAGTAAGAGTCTTTATTGTAGAAGATGATTTTATACACGCCAATCGCCTGGAAATGTATCTGGAAGAAATGGGGTATGAACTGGCTGGATTGGTAGCCAATGCAGAAGAAGCTATCAATTTGATCGCGGCTACAAAGCCTGACTTACTACTAGTAGATATTCATCTGGAGGGCAATCGGGATGGGGTGCAAATGGTAGAACAGCTCAACAAGAAAAATCCCATCCCCGCTATATTCATCACCTCCTTTAGAGACAAAGAGACTTTTGACAGAGCCAAGCTGACTGACCCTTATGCGTACATCATCAAACCTTATGATAAAGATATGCTTCAAGCTGCCATTGAACTGGCAGTGTACAAGTTTTCAAAAACGTCTAAGCACCTAGATACTATTCACACTCAAACTGACTATCAGGGATGGAACGAAGATCAACTGGTGAATGACACCATGTACGTAAAAAGCAATGGAAGCCTGGTAAAAATAAAATTGAGTGACATCCTTTGTGTGGAAGCGAAAGACAAGATTTGCCAGATAGGCCTTATCAAAGAAAGCATCGACACAAGAATATCACTACAAAAGCTCGAAGAACAACTGATCAGCGATCGTTTTTTGAGGGTACATCGATCATTCATTATCAACAAAGAAGCAATCTCACAAGTAAACCTTTCTGAAAGTAAGGTAAGTGTGGGGCAATATGCCGTACCGATTGGCCGATCTTACAAAGCTTCCTTTCTCAACAGCCTTGGTCAACTCCCTGATTAA
- a CDS encoding FG-GAP-like repeat-containing protein produces MAHVNKIKKDMIKSALTTLFLLLLNWQIFAQLPIQLTATNPSNNATAVTNTANISVTFDKEVNPTTLTTGGVVIHGGNGPVLDFPMPTVSGSTATFDPVRNFFPGEVVSISFTSGVTATDGGILETPFVSRFTTAVSPASPGVFANGQNRINSDAGNQGGTRSVHAADLDGDGDLDVLSASQNNGLIAWYENDGSGSFGTTQTITTAVFGAISVYAADLDGDGDLDVLSAAEGGGFIAWHENDGSGTFGAMQTITNGAPTASSVYAADLDGDGDLDVLSASEANGIAWYENDGSGSFGALQTITTEASGAKSVYAADLDGDGDLDVLSASQFDNRIAWCENDGSGSFGPLQTITTGASAAWSVYAADLDGDGDLDVLSASLVDDRIAWYENDGSGSFGSQQTITTSANDAFSVYAADLDGDGDLDVLSASQADARIAWYENDGSGSFGSQQTITTSANGAISVYAADLDGDGDLDVLSASEFDNQIAWYENALPISITCPANQNVNFNANCEFVIPDFSELVSVENNVSPTPTLVQSPIAGTVITTSQTVTFTVTDSNGNTDQCTFELIPADNTEPVISAVADQNVNCQFVLIDYTGLATATDNCTATPVITQSPVVGTVINTTQTVTLTATDDAGNTATTTFEVIPSDTNDPVISAVADQNVDFDTNCQFALIDYTGLATATDNCTATPVITQSPVVGTVITTTQTVTLTATDDSGNTATTTFEVIPADTSEPIISAVADQNVEFDANCQFTLLDYTGLATVTDNCTNTLVITQSPAVGTEITSSQTVTLMATDDAGNTATITFEVIIVDTTDPVISTVADQNVEFDANCQFTLLDYTGLATATDFCNTTPIITQSPAVGTVITTTQMVTLTATDDAGNTATTTFEVIPTDDTPPSVIARDITIQLDVNGQASIATSDIDNGSTDNCSLSLALDQTNFTCADIGTNIVTLTATDGSGNSSFATATVTVEDNIAPTVITRNITLPLDESGQASIIPEDIDNGSTDNCGIASLELDITTFNIPTTSSTVTLTVTDVNGNSSSGTAIVSFEMFGTDLFLPTLFTPNGDSNNDFFIVRGGGNVASIQMKIFDRENNLVYSSESLTELFQTGWDGGGQPQGAYLWGISGSFTDGSPLLVNGKNTGIIRLLR; encoded by the coding sequence ATGGCTCACGTAAATAAAATTAAAAAAGACATGATCAAATCAGCTTTAACTACCCTTTTTTTGCTACTTCTGAATTGGCAAATATTTGCTCAATTGCCAATACAACTCACGGCCACTAACCCTTCTAATAATGCCACTGCGGTGACAAACACCGCCAACATAAGCGTCACGTTTGATAAAGAGGTAAACCCCACCACGCTCACTACAGGCGGTGTGGTTATCCACGGAGGCAATGGCCCTGTTTTGGATTTCCCTATGCCCACCGTGTCAGGTTCTACAGCTACCTTTGACCCAGTCAGGAATTTCTTTCCGGGTGAGGTAGTCTCCATCTCATTTACTTCAGGCGTAACCGCTACCGATGGCGGGATTTTGGAAACTCCTTTTGTATCCCGGTTTACTACAGCGGTAAGCCCAGCGAGCCCTGGCGTCTTCGCCAATGGGCAAAATAGGATTAATTCCGATGCAGGTAACCAAGGTGGTACCAGAAGTGTCCATGCCGCGGACTTGGATGGTGATGGTGACTTGGATGTGCTTTCTGCATCTCAAAATAATGGACTCATTGCGTGGTATGAAAACGATGGGTCAGGCAGTTTCGGTACAACGCAGACCATTACTACCGCAGTGTTTGGTGCTATAAGTGTCTATGCCGCGGATTTGGATGGAGATGGTGACTTGGATGTGCTGTCAGCTGCTGAAGGAGGTGGCTTCATTGCATGGCATGAAAATGATGGATCAGGCACTTTTGGAGCAATGCAGACCATTACTAACGGAGCACCTACTGCCTCAAGTGTCTATGCCGCGGACCTGGATGGTGATGGGGACCTGGATGTGCTGTCTGCTTCAGAAGCAAATGGTATTGCATGGTATGAAAACGATGGGTCAGGCAGTTTTGGGGCACTACAGACCATTACTACCGAGGCAAGTGGTGCCAAAAGTGTCTATGCCGCAGATCTGGATGGTGACGGGGACCTGGACGTGCTGTCTGCTTCTCAATTCGATAACCGCATCGCATGGTGCGAAAATGATGGGTCAGGTAGTTTCGGGCCACTACAGACTATTACTACCGGGGCAAGTGCTGCTTGGAGTGTCTATGCTGCAGACCTGGACGGGGACGGGGATTTGGACGTACTGTCTGCTTCTCTAGTTGACGATCGCATCGCATGGTACGAAAACGATGGTTCAGGCAGTTTCGGTTCACAGCAAACCATTACTACAAGTGCGAATGATGCCTTCAGTGTCTATGCCGCGGATCTGGATGGTGACGGAGACCTGGACGTGCTTTCAGCTTCTCAAGCTGATGCCCGCATCGCATGGTACGAAAACGATGGTTCAGGCAGTTTCGGGTCACAGCAGACCATTACTACGAGCGCAAATGGTGCCATCAGTGTCTATGCCGCGGATCTCGATGGAGACGGAGATCTGGACGTGCTTTCTGCTTCTGAATTTGATAACCAAATCGCGTGGTATGAGAATGCGCTTCCAATTTCTATCACCTGCCCAGCAAATCAAAATGTGAATTTTAATGCCAATTGTGAATTTGTCATTCCTGATTTTAGCGAGTTAGTCAGTGTAGAAAATAATGTATCTCCTACACCAACCCTTGTTCAATCACCTATAGCAGGTACAGTCATTACAACCAGTCAAACAGTTACATTTACGGTAACTGATAGTAATGGTAATACAGATCAATGCACCTTTGAATTAATCCCGGCAGACAATACCGAACCGGTGATTTCTGCAGTAGCGGATCAAAATGTGAACTGCCAGTTTGTACTGATTGATTATACTGGATTGGCCACCGCTACAGATAATTGTACCGCTACTCCGGTCATTACGCAAAGCCCGGTAGTTGGTACGGTGATCAATACTACCCAAACGGTGACTTTAACCGCTACTGATGATGCAGGTAATACCGCTACTACCACCTTTGAGGTCATCCCTTCTGATACTAACGATCCGGTGATTTCTGCAGTAGCGGATCAAAATGTAGATTTTGATACAAACTGCCAGTTCGCACTGATTGATTATACCGGATTGGCCACCGCCACAGATAATTGTACCGCAACGCCAGTCATTACGCAAAGCCCGGTAGTTGGTACAGTGATCACCACTACCCAAACAGTGACCTTGACCGCCACTGATGATTCAGGCAACACAGCTACAACCACGTTTGAGGTCATCCCTGCTGATACTAGCGAACCGATCATTTCTGCAGTAGCGGATCAAAATGTAGAATTTGATGCAAACTGCCAGTTCACACTGCTTGATTATACTGGATTGGCCACAGTTACTGATAATTGCACCAACACCCTGGTTATTACGCAAAGCCCTGCGGTAGGCACGGAGATTACTTCAAGTCAAACAGTTACATTGATGGCCACTGACGATGCAGGCAATACAGCCACTATCACCTTTGAGGTTATCATTGTCGATACTACCGATCCGGTTATTTCTACCGTAGCAGACCAAAATGTAGAATTTGATGCAAACTGCCAGTTTACACTGCTTGATTATACCGGATTGGCCACCGCTACTGATTTTTGTAACACTACTCCGATCATAACACAAAGCCCGGCAGTTGGTACGGTGATCACTACTACTCAAATGGTGACATTAACGGCTACTGATGATGCAGGTAATACCGCGACTACCACCTTTGAGGTCATCCCTACGGACGATACGCCACCTTCAGTGATTGCTAGGGACATCACCATACAATTGGATGTGAATGGACAGGCATCTATTGCAACGAGTGATATTGATAACGGCAGTACGGATAACTGTTCTTTATCTCTGGCCCTGGATCAAACCAACTTTACTTGTGCAGATATTGGCACTAATATAGTTACCTTAACGGCTACTGATGGAAGTGGGAATTCGAGCTTCGCTACCGCTACGGTTACGGTGGAGGACAACATTGCCCCCACAGTTATCACTCGGAACATCACCCTACCTCTAGATGAAAGCGGTCAAGCTTCCATTATACCTGAAGATATCGACAATGGAAGTACGGACAATTGTGGCATAGCCAGCTTGGAATTGGACATTACTACATTTAACATTCCTACAACATCATCCACAGTAACACTTACCGTAACCGATGTAAACGGCAACAGCTCTTCAGGAACAGCTATAGTCTCTTTCGAAATGTTTGGCACTGACCTGTTCTTACCCACTTTATTTACTCCAAATGGAGATTCGAATAATGACTTTTTTATCGTAAGAGGCGGAGGTAACGTGGCAAGCATTCAAATGAAAATATTTGATAGGGAAAATAATCTTGTATACAGTTCTGAAAGTTTAACAGAGCTCTTTCAGACAGGTTGGGACGGAGGGGGCCAACCGCAGGGCGCTTATCTGTGGGGCATCAGCGGTAGTTTTACTGATGGGTCGCCACTATTAGTAAACGGAAAAAATACCGGCATCATAAGACTCCTTAGATAA
- a CDS encoding PorP/SprF family type IX secretion system membrane protein — protein sequence MSVFTLLLSIVKVSAQDPNFSMYHYTPLFTNPGSIGLQENVSIMLNYRSQSVEVGENFRASSLSGYYPIKIRNHRLVVAGNFLNDQIADFAQVNGGLLGVAYAIQITPLSELSFGAQSGFYQRRINNNFTTDDQFVDGVFNPNIVSGDAVLGQTVSYPTLSLGIQYQLNDEQGQEKAFVGVALFNATEPNVSLDESGKDKLPSSIRASVGYRIYQGYKFSVMPTARLVRQASNNFLNIGSRFGYELDNSEEGVKKIDLGIWYNTNNLGVFSIAYEQPNLTIGVSYDLPVGADLNTAQNGIFELAVSFRIKKKS from the coding sequence TTGAGTGTATTCACTCTGCTGCTATCAATCGTCAAGGTGAGTGCACAGGATCCTAATTTTTCTATGTACCACTACACACCTTTATTTACTAATCCGGGTAGTATTGGCCTACAAGAGAATGTTAGCATCATGTTAAACTATCGATCTCAGTCAGTAGAAGTAGGTGAAAATTTCAGGGCATCTTCCTTATCTGGTTATTACCCGATTAAAATAAGAAATCATCGTCTGGTGGTTGCGGGAAACTTTTTGAACGACCAGATAGCTGATTTTGCCCAGGTTAATGGTGGGCTTTTAGGCGTGGCATACGCTATCCAAATTACTCCTTTATCAGAATTAAGTTTTGGGGCACAGTCTGGATTTTACCAACGCAGGATTAACAATAACTTCACTACAGACGATCAGTTTGTGGATGGAGTGTTTAACCCCAACATTGTTTCTGGCGATGCAGTACTAGGTCAGACAGTAAGCTATCCAACGCTTAGCTTAGGAATACAATACCAGCTTAATGATGAACAAGGCCAAGAAAAGGCTTTTGTCGGGGTAGCCCTTTTCAATGCTACAGAGCCGAATGTTTCCCTAGATGAAAGCGGCAAGGACAAATTGCCATCCAGTATTCGTGCATCTGTAGGATATAGAATTTATCAAGGATATAAATTTTCTGTAATGCCTACCGCAAGGTTAGTAAGACAGGCCAGTAACAATTTTCTCAATATCGGTTCACGATTTGGTTATGAATTGGATAATTCAGAAGAAGGAGTAAAAAAAATTGATTTAGGAATCTGGTACAATACCAATAACCTAGGTGTCTTTTCCATCGCCTACGAGCAGCCAAATCTTACGATTGGTGTGAGTTATGACCTTCCTGTTGGAGCCGATTTGAATACTGCTCAGAATGGAATTTTTGAATTGGCCGTGTCTTTCAGAATAAAGAAGAAGAGCTAA
- a CDS encoding DUF5367 family protein, with translation MKSLNLKQVVISSLVVYIIGITAFVGSYFVEILENANQQANYVLMLAIIPAALIGAYLYYRRGYQTNGFLLGTMMFLGAMLLDAIITVPVFIIPNGGDYLSFFGDPGFWLIAVEYISVVAAYWKVERMTGRLKTD, from the coding sequence ATGAAAAGCTTGAACTTGAAACAAGTGGTGATCAGTTCATTGGTAGTTTACATTATAGGAATTACAGCTTTTGTAGGCTCTTACTTCGTTGAGATCTTAGAAAATGCCAACCAACAGGCAAACTATGTTTTGATGTTGGCCATCATTCCTGCTGCGCTTATTGGTGCGTACTTGTATTATCGCAGAGGCTACCAAACCAATGGATTTTTATTAGGAACAATGATGTTTTTGGGCGCGATGTTACTGGATGCAATAATCACTGTTCCGGTTTTTATCATCCCCAATGGTGGTGATTACCTATCCTTTTTTGGTGACCCCGGATTTTGGCTTATAGCCGTTGAGTACATAAGCGTAGTGGCGGCCTATTGGAAGGTTGAACGAATGACGGGAAGATTGAAGACAGATTAA
- a CDS encoding NmrA family NAD(P)-binding protein, translating into MTHNILVIGGTGKTGSRVVENLTKLGHDVTIGSRNGSPAFDWDDPSTYAPALKGMDRAYIVYYPDLAVPGARTAIEQLTAAALKEGLEKVVLLSGKGETEAEACEEIVAHSGLNYTLVRASWFNQNFSEGAFRDFILAGAVALPMPDAEIPFVDANDIAEVVTKVLLDDSYNGQTVTVTGPRKMTFREVVETMSEAVGREIHYQPISIEEFKAGMKAAGLPDSYVWLFGYLFKEVLGNPDNQEVSDDVERVLSRKAIDFKAFAEKTAASGIWNEEIPQSI; encoded by the coding sequence ATGACACACAACATCTTAGTAATCGGTGGCACCGGTAAGACCGGAAGCCGCGTAGTTGAAAACTTAACAAAATTGGGCCACGATGTAACCATCGGCTCCAGAAACGGCAGTCCGGCTTTCGACTGGGACGACCCAAGCACTTACGCACCTGCCCTCAAGGGTATGGATAGAGCTTACATTGTTTACTATCCTGATCTGGCAGTGCCGGGTGCAAGAACTGCAATCGAACAATTGACTGCAGCAGCTCTAAAAGAAGGGCTGGAAAAAGTAGTACTACTATCAGGTAAGGGCGAAACAGAAGCAGAAGCTTGTGAAGAAATTGTCGCTCATTCCGGTTTGAATTATACATTGGTACGTGCCTCCTGGTTTAATCAGAACTTCAGTGAAGGTGCCTTTCGAGATTTTATTTTGGCTGGCGCTGTGGCATTGCCTATGCCTGATGCAGAAATCCCTTTTGTAGATGCGAATGACATCGCAGAAGTCGTGACAAAAGTTTTGCTTGATGATAGTTACAACGGACAAACTGTAACAGTGACAGGCCCGAGGAAAATGACTTTTAGGGAAGTAGTAGAAACCATGTCTGAAGCTGTAGGCAGAGAAATTCACTATCAGCCTATTTCAATTGAAGAATTTAAGGCCGGTATGAAAGCAGCCGGATTGCCGGACTCTTACGTTTGGCTTTTTGGATACTTGTTTAAAGAAGTATTAGGCAATCCTGATAATCAGGAAGTTTCTGATGATGTAGAAAGAGTTTTGAGCAGAAAGGCCATTGACTTTAAAGCATTCGCTGAGAAAACTGCGGCATCGGGTATCTGGAATGAAGAAATTCCACAGAGCATTTAA